One segment of Rosa chinensis cultivar Old Blush chromosome 6, RchiOBHm-V2, whole genome shotgun sequence DNA contains the following:
- the LOC112172445 gene encoding uncharacterized protein LOC112172445, translated as MDEIEEMGPISDGSNPPPQPKARMKVPEVEVRLYRQGKGPIDSFKSCLGGWDQNQLEVQDILDKYGFKSLYAFNPQSGRGVPIRFDPRNGRSRLPYRDGSEVYIDGEPKDSLIKPVTKILLGVAVMTILITLVMKDPPQFIQKFNFFGGNFPPWILALVVIVFTRMRKRTRDFLKKIGW; from the exons ATGGACGAAATCGAGGAAATGGGTCCGATATCCGATGGTTCGAATCCTCCTCCGCAACCCAAAGCGAGGATGAAGGTTCCAGAAGTAGAGGTCCGGCTGTACCGACAAGGCAAAGGTCCGATCGACTCGTTCAAGTCGTGCCTCGGGGGTTGGGACCAGAACCAGTTGGAGGTTCAAGACATTCTCGACAAATACGGCTTCAAATCCCTTTACGCCTTCAATCCCCAGTCGGGTCGCGGCGTCCCCATCCGCTTTGACCCCCGCAACGGACGCTCTAGGCTGCCCTATAGAGACGGATCCGAGGTTTACATCGACGGCGAGCCCAAG GATTCCTTGATCAAACCAGTGACGAAGATCTTGCTTGGAGTAGCTGTTATGACTATCCTGATAACATTGGTTATGAAGGATCCTCCACAGTTCAtccaaaaatttaatttttttggggGGAACTTCCCTCCTTGGATCCTTGCTCTTGTGGTAATAGTTTTTACACGAATGAGGAAGAGAACCAGGGATTTCCTGAAAAAAATTGGTTGGTGA
- the LOC112172444 gene encoding ras-related protein Rab7 produces MSLRRRTLLKVIVLGDSGVGKTSLMNQYVHKKFSQQYKATIGADFVTKELQIDDRLVTLQIWDTAGQERFQSLGVAFYRGADCCVLVYDVNVMKSFDTLDNWHEEFLKQANPADPKTFPFILLGNKIDIDGGNSRVVSEKKAKDWCASKGNIPYFETSAKEDYNVDAAFLCIAKTALANEHEQDIYFQGIPDAVSESDRRGGCAC; encoded by the exons ATGTCATTGCGCAGACGGACCTTGCTCAAGGTCATCGTTCTCGGCGACAGTGG GGTTGGCAAGACGTCGTTGATGAACCA ATATGTGCATAAGAAGTTCAGTCAGCAGTATAAAGCTACAATAGGTGCAGACTTCGTCACCAAAGAACTCCAAATTGATGACAGGCTTGTTACCCTACAG ATATGGGACACGGCTGGGCAGGAAAGATTTCAAAGTCTTGGAGTTGCGTTTTATAGAGGGGCAGATTGCTGTGTTCTAGTTTATGATGTTAATGTAATGAAGTCCTTTGATACTCTTGATAACTGGCACGAGGAGTTTCTCAAGCAG GCCAACCCTGCTGATCCCAAGACATTTCCGTTTATATTGCTTGGTAACAAGATTGATATCGATGGTGGGAATAGTCGTGTG GTTTCTGAGAAGAAAGCAAAGGACTGGTGTGCATCAAAGGGGAACATACCCTACTTTGAGACATCAGCAAAAGAAGATTACAATGTTGACGCAGCATTCCTTTGTATTGCCAAGACTGCTCTTGCAAATGAACATGAGCAGGACAT ATATTTCCAGGGCATCCCGGATGCTGTTTCAGAGTCTGATCGAAGAGGTGGTTGTGCATGCTGA